CTTATGGGCCTGGGGAAGAAGGGCAACCTTGTTTACATCATTGACTTTGGTCTGGCCAAGAAGTACAGAGATGCTCGCACACACCAGCACATCCCTTACCGCGAGAACAAAAACCTGACCGGCACTGCTCGCTACGCTTCCATCAACACTCATTTGGGAATAGGTAACCAGCTTTTAAAAACCTTATTTTATGATACAAGCCCATTTTAGCTTCCTCTGTGACATGTTTATCTTTGATATTTAATTTCACAGAGCAGTCCAGACGAGATGACTTGGAGTCTCTTGGCTATGTGCTGATGTATTTCAACCTGGGCTCTCTGCCATGGCAAGGTCTAAAGGCTGCCACAAAGAGACAGAAATATGAGCGAATCAGTGAAAAGAAAATGTCAACTCCTATTGAAGTCCTGTGCAAAGGATACCCCTGTAAGCTACTGCCtcttttttcattgctttttctGTGATAATGTAGTGATTTGGTGTTAAACTGCTTTAAAAGACTGTTGACACATTTACAATTGAAACAAGAATGCTGGGACATATAAAATGACTTTGCTTTTTGTATTGTTGGAGGAATGTAAGGCATTATATTCTGTAGACCAGGGGTACCATGTTTTTGGCATTTGGCAAGCAGGGTGTTGGTATTACTGGGGGTaagggtgggcgataaaccggtagacataattaaccggtagaaatttgtcaaccggtagagattttggactatcgtttctATCGAAGTTACGTGCCCACGTCACGCTCCTGTGCGTGTGGTCgcgaaaacgtaacgtttgtacacgtatttaagcactgcagttttaaaacaagttattttaacccattgaaacacagacaacagatctgtatgcgtgcgttctttctgtgtgtcaggAGCAGACAAGTCGCGCatccgctgctcattaagctcgtgagcatttttcccgctttattggccttaaatacacacatgcgtcaaaattcctaataaacacgaccagttaggtcttaagagaaagtaaacggctaaaagagaaagcgcatgtgtaacagtttattggatccggactttggtcttaaaggggaagttacctaattttgctcctgtctgtcactcgtgttaatcaaacagcattgagagaaaatctctcactgctcctgattaaatcacttttctaccttaaataaaaaaaatatatataggcctatacatacatgcataattatttattatcattcttatatcattgactgtttatcttcagagagcttgagttttgttttatCTTCTTTGtaaaaaactctaccgtgatacatatcgttatcatgataggattaattttatatcgTGATAGAAggttttggtcatatcgcccacccctaactGGTGGTTCTCCAAATATTGTttaaatgctaaataaagttttgtttgaaCAATAAAATTAGGCATCGAACAAAATAATAGTccaataattaaaaaattgtatcattaataatgattaaaataaagaaCATTCCCACAGTAAAATCTATTCAGTTAAATTAAAGagttatgtatttgtatatgtATTCCATCAATTATTATTGTAATATCTTTGTAACGTAACCATCATAAAATAAATCCAGTCTTAATGTGTTACATGTACTGGGGGTtcctagcctggctaacacctgaccagtctcatagagaatgagacgtggtctggaaACCATATGttaattttctcgtatttgaggcgtggtttacgaatgcccagagccgtatatttggcgctacgaatgtctatcaaatgcgtctgtacgtagtgcatagccaatcgtttcaattataccagatgacgtatgtacaGCGACATCAATTCAACCTTTAACAACTTTTATCGGGTACGTGTGCACACAACTGAAACAACCACAGTAGGTAGgctacaggcataatgacaaaatgatattaataaataccacttaccattaacaagttaattgtactttttctacgacgatgcctagcaggttggtcctattaAACTCCctggctatcatgtcttgccatatccaaacatccctCTTGAATACGAAATTGTTTaatgccaaaagttgctctttctaaggctgcattgaaaagtaactgCGTCCGCTCCCgcgttggataaacaaaactgcttcggtctGTTGCATAGACGTCGTCGTCGTCCTGctgcccctccccgttctgtgattgttTCCctctatttcaggggcaaaaaagggtcatagtttccatgctagacttgcagcgtgaataaatttgtgtgcaaggcagcatggggaaacccaggctagggGGTCCACTCCTCCTCTTTCCAtttaaaggggatcgcacaccggccgcgccacgtctaggacaactcagaggtattgtaaaccggaagtgcacattaaatagcagGAGCTTCGTCATATAGCATCatcttcaaaatgcaaaatatacgttagcagccaatgttaatcgttaatgatttgggccAAATATggtgttatttaatgttaaactatgtaagtggcgctgtgtggcgcgacagggatttgagcaactttctcagctgggcggcgcggacaggcgccacttggcggcgccggtgtgcatatacacatagaaaacaatgtgttcgattttttttttagaacgccgctgcgctgagctgcgcggctgatgtgcgatccccttaagggTTCCTTGACCTGAAAAGGTTAAAGGTCTGGTATAGACCATTAAATTAGGAACAAAGTTTGTTGTGGAGAAGACATTAAtaagtttacattttctttggggaaTGAGGCTATTAATTTGTATCTTTACATTTGTTTACACTCTGCATTTCAGCTGAGTTTGCCACATACCTCAACTTTTGCCGCTCCCTGCGCTTTGACGACAAGCCCGACTACTCTTACTTGAGACAGCTCTTCAGGAACCTTTTCCACCGACAAGGCTTTTCATACGACTACGTCTTCGACTGGAATATGCTCAAATTCGTGAGTATTGATACTTATTCTCAACATAAAATTGTTGCTTTTTGTGTGAAGACTCACTGCTCTATTGATTGTGCATCAGGGTGCAAACAGAGCAGCAGAAGATCCAGAGAGGGAACGGAGGGATCGAGAGGAACGATTGCGGCATGTGCGAAATCCTGCTGCCCGTGGCATGATGCCTTCCAGCTCAGGTAGACCTAGAGGAACACAAGAAGTAGCACCTCCCACGCCCCTCACGCCAGCCTCACACACAGGTAAATACTTCACTGCTTCAGTGGAAATCTGTTGCTTGTTgcttcttgtttgtttttttaacttgaGTAAAATCTGTAGCTCAAGCATCTGATGGATCAAGGACATTGTTTTGATTTAGAAAGCACACAAGGTTTTTTGTCTCCTTCAGCATTTCAGATTAAGACAGATGTTCATTTACCAGcttctcttttttttctcttgCCATATGTTGTTGTATTGCTTGAGAGGAAGTGGTTAAGAGGTTGTAAGTGTCTTCACTTGGCAGGATGCTGGTGAGACATCACTGACATTTGTTTTATCGAAGGGTGGAGGTTCACACACAATGCATTTCATCTCTCT
This window of the Misgurnus anguillicaudatus chromosome 19, ASM2758022v2, whole genome shotgun sequence genome carries:
- the csnk1da gene encoding casein kinase I isoform X3; protein product: MELRVGNRYRLGRKIGSGSFGDIYLGTDISVGEEVAIKLECVKTKHPQLHIESKIYKMMQGGVGIPTIKWCGAEGDYNVMVMELLGPSLEDLFNFCSRKFSLKTVLLLADQMISRIEYIHSKNFIHRDVKPDNFLMGLGKKGNLVYIIDFGLAKKYRDARTHQHIPYRENKNLTGTARYASINTHLGIEQSRRDDLESLGYVLMYFNLGSLPWQGLKAATKRQKYERISEKKMSTPIEVLCKGYPSEFATYLNFCRSLRFDDKPDYSYLRQLFRNLFHRQGFSYDYVFDWNMLKFGANRAAEDPERERRDREERLRHVRNPAARGMMPSSSGRPRGTQEVAPPTPLTPASHTAGMERERKVSMRLHRGAPVNISSSDLTGRQDTSRMSTSQNSIPFDHHGK
- the csnk1da gene encoding casein kinase I isoform X4, which translates into the protein MELRVGNRYRLGRKIGSGSFGDIYLGTDISVGEEVAIKLECVKTKHPQLHIESKIYKMMQGGVGIPTIKWCGAEGDYNVMVMELLGPSLEDLFNFCSRKFSLKTVLLLADQMISRIEYIHSKNFIHRDVKPDNFLMGLGKKGNLVYIIDFGLAKKYRDARTHQHIPYRENKNLTGTARYASINTHLGIEQSRRDDLESLGYVLMYFNLGSLPWQGLKAATKRQKYERISEKKMSTPIEVLCKGYPSEFATYLNFCRSLRFDDKPDYSYLRQLFRNLFHRQGFSYDYVFDWNMLKFGANRAAEDPERERRDREERLRHVRNPAARGMMPSSSGRPRGTQEVAPPTPLTPASHTGMERERKVSMRLHRGAPVNISSSDLTGRQDTSRMSTSQNSIPFDHHGK
- the csnk1da gene encoding casein kinase I isoform X1 — its product is MELRVGNRYRLGRKIGSGSFGDIYLGTDISVGEEVAIKLECVKTKHPQLHIESKIYKMMQGGVGIPTIKWCGAEGDYNVMVMELLGPSLEDLFNFCSRKFSLKTVLLLADQMISRIEYIHSKNFIHRDVKPDNFLMGLGKKGNLVYIIDFGLAKKYRDARTHQHIPYRENKNLTGTARYASINTHLGIEQSRRDDLESLGYVLMYFNLGSLPWQGLKAATKRQKYERISEKKMSTPIEVLCKGYPSEFATYLNFCRSLRFDDKPDYSYLRQLFRNLFHRQGFSYDYVFDWNMLKFGANRAAEDPERERRDREERLRHVRNPAARGMMPSSSGRPRGTQEVAPPTPLTPASHTAGMERERKVSMRLHRGAPVNISSSDLTGRQDTSRMSTSQGLSRVTPSGLQSAVPR
- the csnk1da gene encoding casein kinase I isoform X2 encodes the protein MELRVGNRYRLGRKIGSGSFGDIYLGTDISVGEEVAIKLECVKTKHPQLHIESKIYKMMQGGVGIPTIKWCGAEGDYNVMVMELLGPSLEDLFNFCSRKFSLKTVLLLADQMISRIEYIHSKNFIHRDVKPDNFLMGLGKKGNLVYIIDFGLAKKYRDARTHQHIPYRENKNLTGTARYASINTHLGIEQSRRDDLESLGYVLMYFNLGSLPWQGLKAATKRQKYERISEKKMSTPIEVLCKGYPSEFATYLNFCRSLRFDDKPDYSYLRQLFRNLFHRQGFSYDYVFDWNMLKFGANRAAEDPERERRDREERLRHVRNPAARGMMPSSSGRPRGTQEVAPPTPLTPASHTGMERERKVSMRLHRGAPVNISSSDLTGRQDTSRMSTSQGLSRVTPSGLQSAVPR